A portion of the Flavobacterium magnum genome contains these proteins:
- a CDS encoding acyltransferase family protein: MISHRKYFPNLNGLRFIAAMMVIVFHIEGYKAMLGFENAASVPAVSVAGPLGVVLFFVLSGFLITYLLLAEEKSASQINIRNFYLRRILRIWPLYFLILILAFAVLPHISIFTLPGYNKTVIYSDLSSKILMYLFLLPNLACAAFTPVPYASHLWSIGTEEQFYLLWPVLLKNIKKYRRLLMVVIVAAYLAVAVWLRSHYAESLPSHDTLLRFWNSFNIDCMAIGGIFALLYFQRSRLLKLLCDSRLFLGTAALAMLLLSMGCQFRYLHNEIYAVLFGIIILNLATNSSAEKVLEARPLRYLGRISYGLYMYHPIGIMLAVGICSRAGLSIHWMLYPTAIALTVIMAAVSYYGFERRFLNYKRKFRHPAHAGPSD, translated from the coding sequence ATGATATCACATCGCAAATATTTTCCGAACCTTAACGGACTGCGCTTCATTGCTGCCATGATGGTGATTGTCTTTCATATCGAAGGATACAAGGCGATGCTTGGTTTTGAGAACGCCGCGTCAGTCCCGGCGGTTTCAGTGGCGGGTCCGCTTGGCGTGGTTTTGTTTTTTGTGCTCAGCGGATTCTTGATCACCTACCTGCTGCTTGCAGAAGAAAAGTCCGCCTCGCAAATCAATATCAGGAATTTTTACCTGCGCAGAATCCTGCGCATCTGGCCGCTGTACTTCCTCATACTTATCCTGGCTTTTGCGGTATTGCCGCACATCAGCATCTTTACGCTCCCCGGCTATAACAAAACAGTGATTTATTCCGATCTCAGCTCAAAAATACTGATGTACCTATTCTTGTTGCCAAACCTTGCCTGCGCGGCTTTCACGCCCGTCCCCTACGCCTCGCACCTATGGTCGATTGGCACTGAAGAGCAATTTTACCTGCTGTGGCCCGTATTGCTGAAAAACATAAAAAAGTACCGGCGGCTTCTTATGGTAGTCATTGTGGCGGCATACCTCGCGGTAGCCGTGTGGCTGCGGTCGCATTATGCCGAAAGCCTGCCATCTCATGATACACTGCTGCGTTTCTGGAATAGTTTTAATATTGACTGCATGGCGATCGGCGGCATTTTCGCACTGCTATATTTTCAGCGAAGCCGTTTGTTGAAACTGCTGTGCGACAGCAGGCTGTTTCTCGGTACGGCCGCCCTCGCTATGCTGTTATTGTCCATGGGATGCCAGTTCAGGTACCTGCACAATGAAATCTACGCCGTGTTGTTTGGCATTATCATCCTGAACCTGGCAACAAACAGCAGCGCCGAAAAGGTGCTCGAGGCGAGGCCGCTCCGTTACCTGGGCCGCATTTCCTATGGGCTGTACATGTATCATCCGATAGGCATCATGCTCGCCGTAGGCATTTGCAGCCGTGCAGGGCTTTCGATACATTGGATGCTTTATCCGACTGCGATCGCGCTCACCGTCATCATGGCTGCCGTTTCCTATTATGGCTTTGAACGCAGGTTCCTCAACTACAAGCGGAAATTCCGTCATCCCGCCCATGCCGGGCCGTCCGACTAA
- a CDS encoding methylmalonyl-CoA mutase family protein, whose protein sequence is MEQVKPYIPVNKVRIVTAASLFDGHDAAINIMRRIIQSTGVEVIHLGHDRSVEEVVNTAIQEDANAIAMTSYQGGHNEYFKYMFDLLKEKGAGHIKIFGGGGGVILPSEIAELHQYGIERIYSPDDGRSLGLQGMINDLVKRSDFPVGDRLNGEVNHLESKNPTAIARVISAAENFPEVAKPAMDLIYKKNKKSKTPVLGITGTGGAGKSSLVDELVRRFLIDFPEKTIGLISVDPSKRKTGGALLGDRIRMNAINNPRVYMRSLATRQSNLALSKYVAEAIEVLKAAKYDLIILETSGIGQSDTEIMDHSDVSLYVMTPEFGAATQLEKIDMLDFADLVAINKFDKRGSLDALRDVKKQYQRNHQLWDADPDTLPVFGTIASQFNDPGMNTLYKSVMDKIHEKTESDLQSDFHITREMSEKIFVIPPHRTRYLSEISENNRKYDADALSQQQVAQKLFGIFKTIESVSGRHPVITKAGIDDDSILSAIDEGHENRIFLNLLLNQFDKVKMDLDPYNWEIILSWDTKVNRYKHPVYSFKVRDKEIKIATHTESLSHTQIAKVALPRYEAWGDILRWCLQENVPGEFPFASGLYPFKREGEDPSRMFAGEGGPERTNKRFHYVSQGMPAKRLSTAFDSVTLYGNDPHLRPDIYGKIGNAGVSICCLDDAKKLYSGFDLVHPLTSVSMTINGPAPMLLGFFMNAAIDQQCEIYIRQNNLVSVVEEKINEIYKQKGTKRPSYQGELPKGNNGLGLLLLGVTGDEVLPAEVYREIKIKTLAQVRGTVQADILKEDQAQNTCIFSTEFALRLMGDVQEYFIQNNVRNFYSVSISGYHIAEAGANPITQLAFTLANGFTYVEYYLSRGMSINDFGPNLSFFFSNGIDPEYAVIGRVARKIWAKALKYKYKANERAQMLKYHIQTSGRSLHAQEIDFNDIRTTLQALYAIYDNCNSLHTNAYDEAITTPTEESVRRAMAIQLIINKELGLAKNENPIQGSFIIEELTDLVEEAVLQEFDRITERGGVLGAMETMYQRSKIQEESLYYETLKHNGDFPIIGVNTFLSSKGSPTVIPAEVIRATEEEKQYQITMLEELHKTHAGKEEEQLEAIQEAAISNKNIFEKLMEATKVCSLGQITSALFEVGGQYRRNM, encoded by the coding sequence ATGGAACAAGTAAAGCCCTATATTCCTGTTAATAAAGTAAGGATTGTAACCGCCGCGTCACTCTTCGACGGACATGATGCCGCAATAAACATCATGCGACGCATCATCCAGTCGACCGGGGTTGAGGTAATCCACCTGGGGCACGACCGCAGTGTCGAGGAAGTGGTCAATACCGCCATTCAGGAAGATGCCAATGCGATTGCGATGACGTCCTACCAGGGCGGGCACAACGAATACTTCAAATACATGTTCGACTTGCTGAAGGAAAAAGGCGCCGGACACATCAAGATATTTGGCGGCGGCGGCGGCGTGATATTGCCTTCAGAAATCGCAGAACTGCACCAATATGGGATTGAGCGCATTTATTCGCCTGACGACGGGCGCTCGCTGGGACTGCAGGGGATGATTAATGACCTCGTGAAACGCAGTGACTTTCCGGTGGGGGACAGGCTCAACGGCGAAGTGAACCATCTTGAATCCAAGAATCCGACGGCCATCGCACGCGTGATTTCGGCAGCCGAGAACTTTCCAGAAGTGGCAAAGCCGGCGATGGACCTTATTTATAAAAAGAATAAAAAAAGCAAGACACCTGTGCTCGGGATTACGGGAACAGGTGGCGCGGGAAAATCGTCGCTCGTAGATGAACTTGTGCGCAGGTTCCTGATTGATTTCCCTGAGAAGACCATCGGACTCATCTCTGTCGATCCATCCAAACGGAAAACGGGCGGCGCGCTGCTGGGTGACCGCATCCGAATGAACGCGATCAACAACCCACGTGTGTATATGCGTTCCCTGGCAACACGCCAGTCTAACCTCGCCTTATCCAAATATGTGGCCGAAGCCATCGAAGTGCTGAAGGCGGCAAAATACGACCTGATTATCCTGGAGACTTCGGGTATCGGGCAATCCGATACTGAAATCATGGATCATTCTGATGTTTCGCTTTACGTGATGACACCTGAATTTGGCGCCGCAACCCAGTTAGAGAAAATAGACATGCTGGACTTCGCAGATCTGGTCGCGATCAACAAGTTCGACAAGCGCGGTTCACTCGATGCCCTGCGCGACGTGAAGAAGCAGTACCAAAGAAACCACCAGCTTTGGGACGCTGATCCCGACACGCTGCCCGTGTTTGGTACCATCGCCTCGCAGTTCAATGATCCCGGGATGAACACGTTGTACAAATCGGTGATGGATAAGATCCATGAAAAAACCGAATCTGACCTGCAGTCTGATTTCCATATCACGCGTGAGATGAGCGAGAAGATTTTCGTCATCCCGCCGCACCGCACGCGCTATTTGTCTGAGATTTCAGAAAACAACCGCAAATACGACGCCGATGCCTTGTCACAGCAGCAGGTGGCGCAAAAGCTGTTCGGTATTTTCAAGACGATTGAAAGTGTTTCGGGCAGGCATCCTGTGATAACGAAGGCGGGCATCGACGATGACTCGATCCTATCGGCCATTGATGAAGGCCATGAAAACAGAATCTTCCTAAACCTGCTGCTCAACCAGTTCGACAAGGTAAAAATGGACCTTGACCCTTACAACTGGGAAATCATACTCAGTTGGGATACCAAGGTCAATCGCTACAAACACCCTGTCTACTCGTTCAAAGTACGCGACAAGGAAATCAAGATCGCTACGCATACCGAATCGCTGTCGCATACGCAGATTGCCAAAGTGGCGTTGCCAAGGTATGAAGCCTGGGGCGACATCCTGCGCTGGTGTCTGCAGGAAAATGTACCGGGCGAATTCCCTTTCGCTTCGGGTTTGTATCCTTTCAAGAGGGAAGGAGAGGACCCTTCGCGGATGTTTGCCGGCGAGGGCGGTCCGGAGCGCACGAACAAACGGTTTCATTATGTGAGCCAGGGTATGCCGGCAAAGCGACTGTCAACCGCATTCGACAGCGTAACGCTTTACGGCAACGACCCACACCTGCGCCCCGATATTTATGGAAAAATCGGCAATGCGGGCGTATCGATCTGTTGCCTTGACGACGCAAAGAAGCTGTATTCGGGTTTTGACCTCGTGCACCCGCTGACTTCGGTGTCAATGACGATCAACGGACCTGCCCCGATGTTGCTCGGATTCTTCATGAACGCAGCGATAGACCAGCAATGCGAGATCTACATCAGGCAGAACAACCTGGTTTCTGTCGTCGAGGAGAAGATTAATGAAATTTACAAACAGAAAGGTACCAAACGGCCATCCTATCAGGGTGAACTGCCCAAAGGCAATAACGGGCTCGGGTTGCTGTTACTTGGAGTCACAGGCGACGAAGTGCTTCCGGCCGAGGTCTACAGGGAAATTAAGATTAAAACCCTGGCGCAGGTACGCGGTACGGTGCAGGCCGACATACTCAAGGAAGACCAGGCGCAGAATACCTGTATTTTCTCAACTGAATTTGCGCTCAGGCTGATGGGCGATGTGCAGGAGTATTTCATTCAAAACAATGTGCGCAATTTTTACTCGGTGTCCATCTCAGGTTACCATATCGCCGAAGCAGGTGCCAATCCGATTACGCAGCTGGCATTCACCCTTGCGAACGGTTTCACTTACGTGGAGTATTATTTAAGCCGTGGCATGAGCATCAACGATTTCGGACCGAACCTGTCCTTTTTCTTTTCCAACGGCATTGATCCTGAATATGCCGTTATCGGACGCGTGGCCCGGAAAATTTGGGCGAAAGCCTTAAAATACAAGTACAAGGCTAACGAACGCGCCCAGATGCTCAAGTACCACATCCAGACTTCAGGCCGTTCGCTGCACGCCCAGGAAATCGATTTCAACGACATCCGCACGACCTTGCAGGCGCTGTATGCGATTTACGACAACTGTAACTCGTTGCATACCAATGCTTATGATGAGGCGATTACAACACCTACTGAAGAATCCGTACGTCGTGCGATGGCCATACAGCTGATCATCAACAAGGAATTGGGACTGGCTAAAAACGAAAACCCAATACAGGGATCGTTTATCATAGAAGAGCTTACAGACCTGGTAGAGGAAGCCGTGTTGCAGGAATTCGACCGCATTACAGAAAGAGGCGGTGTCCTCGGGGCCATGGAAACCATGTACCAACGTTCGAAGATACAGGAGGAGAGCCTCTACTATGAAACGCTCAAGCACAACGGTGATTTTCCAATCATCGGGGTCAACACTTTCTTAAGTTCCAAAGGGTCACCGACGGTAATCCCGGCTGAAGTCATCCGCGCGACTGAAGAGGAAAAGCAATACCAGATTACGATGCTCGAAGAATTGCACAAAACCCATGCAGGCAAGGAAGAAGAACAACTCGAAGCCATCCAGGAAGCGGCCATCAGCAACAAGAATATTTTTGAAAAACTGATGGAGGCGACGAAAGTCTGTTCGCTGGGGCAGATCACTTCCGCATTATTTGAGGTGGGGGGGCAATATCGTAGGAATATGTAA
- a CDS encoding tetratricopeptide repeat protein, translated as MKNILLVASFLICGLLAAQPADTFFIEAEKMYVREEYAAAIAQYDKALQADPKLVLAYNNRGNSYLQLGEYAKAMADYDALLAVDPGNAVAYRNKGLVFSAQQKYPEALAAYEKAIALKPDFFNAYANKITVFMLLKQDDNARKTAALVREKYPDAPESYAVSATYYRLRNDYYMVFAEMDAALAKDPKNEKILSERAQLKDNLGDENGAVADYTQLIKIDAGNARYFSGRASAYHDLKLYEKAIFDCNQAVALDAYHYAGYTLRAFIEDQLGQVDKAIADYERAISVRPSAEFAYFELSTLYDWQEKYNEALGVIGRLLKIRPDAYQALIKQADFTAKTKNFKEAIRLWDVVIQKKPTFIAFSQKALCEKQVGDMAAACNDMTAANKLVTDKKSEDYFLSINFLYNNCRSAFSSRDLKIMDLNTQLLQFYDRNDAQNVLKKYDEMIAVAPDSASLYVDRGLYRRGIGDYTGAINDYKKAIALDNDNAVARSAMGFALLYTGKPDEAIKTYLEAIRLHPEYAPDYYNLGLIYAQKGDYQKGIDYLQTAVQKDQNYSSAYYNLGLIYLKTGQKDKACYYLKAAEKLGSMEARVKRISECG; from the coding sequence ATGAAAAACATACTATTGGTCGCTTCGTTTCTGATTTGCGGTTTGCTGGCCGCCCAACCCGCCGATACGTTTTTCATCGAAGCCGAAAAAATGTATGTGCGGGAAGAATACGCTGCCGCGATTGCCCAATATGACAAGGCATTGCAGGCCGACCCCAAATTGGTTTTGGCCTACAACAACCGCGGCAATTCTTACCTGCAGCTGGGTGAATACGCCAAAGCCATGGCAGATTATGACGCCCTTCTGGCTGTCGATCCGGGTAATGCCGTGGCCTACAGAAACAAAGGCCTGGTTTTTAGCGCACAGCAAAAATACCCCGAAGCCCTGGCCGCTTATGAAAAGGCCATTGCGCTCAAACCTGATTTTTTTAACGCCTATGCCAATAAGATTACGGTATTCATGTTGCTTAAACAGGACGACAACGCCAGAAAAACGGCCGCGCTTGTCAGGGAAAAATATCCCGATGCCCCCGAAAGCTACGCGGTAAGTGCCACTTATTACCGCCTGAGGAACGACTATTACATGGTTTTTGCCGAAATGGATGCGGCTTTGGCCAAAGACCCTAAAAACGAAAAAATCCTTTCAGAGAGAGCGCAGCTCAAAGATAATCTGGGCGATGAAAACGGCGCCGTTGCGGATTACACCCAACTGATCAAAATTGATGCCGGGAACGCGAGATACTTCTCCGGAAGGGCGAGCGCCTACCACGACCTAAAACTGTACGAAAAGGCCATTTTCGACTGCAACCAGGCCGTTGCACTGGATGCATATCATTACGCCGGCTACACATTACGGGCTTTTATCGAAGACCAGCTGGGACAGGTAGATAAAGCCATCGCCGATTATGAAAGGGCCATTTCCGTAAGGCCGTCTGCGGAGTTTGCCTATTTTGAGCTTTCCACCTTATACGACTGGCAGGAGAAATACAATGAGGCACTCGGCGTGATCGGGCGACTGCTGAAAATAAGACCCGACGCCTACCAGGCGCTCATCAAGCAGGCCGATTTTACCGCGAAAACGAAAAACTTTAAGGAAGCCATCCGTTTGTGGGATGTGGTCATTCAAAAAAAACCAACGTTCATTGCGTTCTCCCAAAAAGCATTGTGTGAAAAGCAGGTTGGCGACATGGCGGCAGCCTGCAACGATATGACGGCGGCCAACAAACTGGTCACCGACAAAAAATCAGAGGATTATTTTCTGAGCATCAATTTCCTTTACAACAACTGCCGCAGCGCCTTCAGTTCCCGGGATTTGAAGATCATGGACCTAAACACGCAACTGCTACAGTTTTATGACCGCAATGACGCGCAAAACGTATTGAAAAAATACGACGAAATGATTGCCGTCGCACCAGATTCGGCGTCACTGTACGTAGACCGCGGATTGTATAGACGCGGCATCGGAGATTATACGGGCGCCATTAACGATTATAAAAAGGCGATAGCACTGGATAATGACAATGCCGTTGCACGCAGTGCCATGGGGTTCGCGCTGCTCTATACCGGCAAACCCGACGAAGCGATAAAAACCTACCTTGAAGCGATACGCCTGCATCCTGAATACGCGCCGGATTACTATAACCTTGGACTGATCTATGCCCAAAAAGGGGACTATCAAAAGGGCATCGACTATTTGCAAACCGCGGTACAGAAGGATCAAAACTATTCGAGCGCCTACTACAACCTGGGTTTGATCTACCTGAAAACCGGGCAAAAGGACAAGGCATGCTATTATCTAAAGGCCGCCGAAAAATTGGGGTCGATGGAGGCAAGGGTGAAGCGCATCTCGGAATGCGGGTAA
- a CDS encoding alpha/beta fold hydrolase, protein MQPLLILHGAIGAKDQFDALVKQLENRFDVHALNFGGHGGAPMPTSFSIQGFATEVADYLTVNNLRSMHIFGYSMGGYVALYLAKEQPQRIAKVFTLATKFHWTPETAAKEIRMLDPEIMLEKVPAFAKILEKRHHPNDWKTVLSETAKMMVAMGDHNPLAPGDFPSISVPVRISIGDKDAMVTPEETLAVYRKLPDASFMVFPETPHPIEKVSVTALAEALDRFFS, encoded by the coding sequence ATGCAGCCACTCCTGATACTCCATGGCGCCATCGGTGCAAAAGACCAATTTGATGCACTCGTGAAACAGCTTGAAAACCGTTTTGACGTGCATGCGCTCAATTTCGGCGGACACGGCGGTGCGCCCATGCCGACATCATTTTCGATTCAGGGCTTTGCAACCGAAGTCGCCGATTACCTCACGGTCAACAACCTCCGGTCAATGCATATTTTCGGATACAGCATGGGCGGATATGTCGCGTTGTATCTTGCAAAAGAGCAACCACAGCGGATTGCAAAAGTTTTTACGCTGGCAACAAAATTCCACTGGACGCCCGAAACCGCTGCAAAGGAAATCAGGATGCTCGATCCGGAAATAATGCTTGAGAAAGTGCCCGCTTTTGCAAAAATTCTTGAAAAAAGGCATCACCCCAACGACTGGAAAACGGTGTTGTCAGAAACCGCAAAAATGATGGTGGCTATGGGCGACCATAATCCGCTGGCACCCGGAGATTTCCCCAGCATCAGCGTTCCGGTAAGGATTTCGATTGGCGACAAAGATGCGATGGTGACTCCTGAAGAAACCCTTGCTGTGTACCGCAAGTTGCCTGACGCTTCTTTCATGGTATTTCCTGAGACGCCGCACCCCATTGAAAAGGTATCCGTGACCGCGCTGGCCGAAGCCCTTGACCGATTCTTTTCCTGA
- a CDS encoding DUF4173 domain-containing protein, with protein MDFKKGLKGALIFAVFFTLLFHNQYVGLNLLIIEAAALIWLAFTKQIDFTNRNHLIFGSGFFITAVAVVFVFSDYAVVMNALSLFVFVGILIYPQARSLVSSAKLSFFNIFYAQIRFIDAFFSAKVGGGKMARALWKSRVFFIPVIVIGVFIAIYRSSNPVFDKLMEKIFTKVGDFLDSIFINLDLTLIFTFILGLVICNYFFIRNTNEQTIRDDANASDEIVRIRRKRHSRGLTTGLKSELRAGVFLLLALNAVLLIVNSIDIYWVWFNFSWNGDFLKQFVHEGTYLLLLSIVCSILVVLYFFRGNLNFYTGNKFIRSLCLVWIVQNAVLTVSVGVRNFHYIRYFALAYKRIALAVFLLFVICWLYTVAVKVMRRKSAFYLVRTNALVLYVLLISASVFNWDKIIVNYNFSHYRTSFVDLDYNSDFSDKVLPELDKSEAELSEIDKIQQSKFHFDTELMPATIFHNKIERRKKEFVNTWESKSVLSWNYPEWQAYETLKKRER; from the coding sequence ATGGATTTTAAAAAAGGACTGAAGGGGGCATTGATTTTCGCCGTATTTTTTACATTGCTGTTCCATAACCAGTATGTGGGACTAAACCTGCTGATCATCGAGGCCGCCGCGCTGATCTGGCTCGCTTTTACAAAACAGATCGATTTCACGAACCGCAACCACCTTATTTTTGGCAGCGGTTTTTTTATTACTGCGGTTGCCGTGGTGTTCGTTTTTTCGGATTATGCCGTGGTGATGAATGCCCTTTCGCTGTTTGTTTTTGTCGGGATTTTGATTTACCCGCAGGCGAGGTCATTGGTAAGTTCGGCTAAACTCTCCTTTTTCAATATCTTCTACGCTCAGATCCGTTTCATAGACGCGTTTTTCAGCGCTAAAGTCGGCGGAGGCAAAATGGCCCGCGCCCTGTGGAAATCACGCGTATTTTTTATACCCGTCATCGTGATTGGCGTATTTATCGCGATTTACCGGAGTTCTAATCCGGTATTCGACAAGCTGATGGAAAAGATTTTTACAAAAGTTGGGGATTTTCTGGACAGCATTTTCATCAATCTTGACCTGACATTGATTTTTACTTTTATTCTCGGACTGGTGATTTGCAATTATTTTTTCATCCGAAATACCAACGAGCAGACGATACGCGACGACGCCAACGCCAGCGATGAAATCGTCAGGATCAGGAGAAAGCGCCATTCGCGTGGTCTGACAACGGGATTGAAAAGCGAACTGCGCGCGGGCGTGTTCCTGCTGCTCGCACTGAATGCCGTGCTGCTGATTGTAAACAGCATCGACATTTACTGGGTCTGGTTTAATTTCAGCTGGAACGGCGACTTCCTGAAGCAGTTTGTTCATGAAGGCACATATTTGCTGCTACTGTCGATCGTATGCTCCATTTTGGTTGTACTGTATTTCTTCCGTGGCAACCTGAACTTTTATACGGGAAACAAGTTCATCAGGTCGCTGTGCCTAGTCTGGATCGTTCAGAATGCAGTCCTCACAGTGTCTGTGGGGGTGCGGAATTTTCACTACATCCGCTATTTTGCGTTGGCGTATAAGCGCATTGCGCTCGCGGTGTTCCTGCTGTTCGTGATTTGCTGGCTGTATACGGTTGCAGTTAAAGTGATGCGCAGGAAATCCGCATTTTACCTTGTCAGGACCAATGCCCTGGTATTGTATGTTTTATTGATTTCCGCGTCGGTTTTTAATTGGGACAAGATCATCGTGAATTATAATTTCAGCCATTACAGGACGTCATTTGTTGACCTGGACTACAATTCGGATTTTTCGGATAAGGTACTTCCCGAACTGGATAAGTCGGAAGCCGAACTGTCCGAAATCGACAAAATCCAGCAATCAAAATTCCATTTTGATACCGAGTTGATGCCGGCGACAATTTTCCACAACAAAATCGAAAGGCGCAAAAAGGAGTTTGTCAATACATGGGAATCCAAATCGGTACTCTCCTGGAATTACCCGGAATGGCAGGCGTACGAGACGTTGAAAAAACGAGAGAGATAG
- a CDS encoding BamA/TamA family outer membrane protein: MRHRILPYCLGLLLMILYSCSNTKYLPEGEYLYTGGKIKVKDSLISRKERKSLERELKVLLRPKPNSKILGLRPKLFIYNLAGEPKKEKGFRHWLRTKVGEPPVLFSQVDLDFNADILQNYSENRGYFKTMVSSDSTRRGKKVSAEYTVMPGKQYKIRNVIFPQDSTALEQAITRTSDKTLLKTGNPYDLETIKLERTRVDARLKEEGFYFFSPDFLKIQVDSTVGNYQVDLLVKAKDEMPSQGAKVFTINDIYVYPDYSLRRMRRDSVRGDTTGVVQYKDYTIIDRKKLFDPRIFDRTLYFNKYDVYNRTDHNLSLNRLVNLGTFKFVKNQFKISKENESALDAFYYLTPLPKKSIRVEVLGKTNSANYTGTELNINWSNRNTFRGAELLNVSVFGGLEAQISGQNNGYNVYRVGSEVSLTWPRFIAPFKLKSSSGFVPKTKATLGYEFQKREKLYSLNSFKGSFGYLWKENIRKEHQLNVTEINYVAPSLVTDLYLEQAQGNKTLEKVIEKQLIFGPTYSFTYTNTMQTTRKNTFYYKGSLDLAGTAAGLALGADVKAGKEKEILGVAFSQFVKMEHDFRHYLKLGGEAVLASRIIAGVGYGYGNSTELPYIKQFFIGGTNSIRAFRARSLGPGSYNGASESSDFLPDQSGDIKLEFNTEYRAKLFSIVKGAVFVDAGNIWLMHKDADKAGAEFSKKFLSEIAVGAGVGLRFDLSFLVLRTDLAFPLRKPYLPEGQRWVIDDISLGSGSWRKENLIFNLAIGYPF, encoded by the coding sequence ATGAGACACCGGATTTTGCCCTATTGCCTTGGTTTGCTGTTGATGATACTGTATTCATGCAGCAATACGAAATACCTTCCTGAAGGGGAATACCTTTATACCGGAGGGAAGATCAAGGTGAAGGACTCGCTGATTTCACGCAAGGAACGCAAGTCGCTCGAACGCGAACTTAAAGTATTGCTGCGCCCGAAGCCCAATTCAAAAATCTTAGGCCTGCGTCCTAAATTGTTCATTTACAATCTTGCGGGGGAGCCGAAAAAGGAAAAAGGCTTCAGGCACTGGCTGCGCACCAAAGTGGGTGAACCTCCGGTTTTGTTCAGTCAGGTCGACCTGGATTTCAACGCCGACATATTGCAGAATTACAGTGAGAACCGCGGCTATTTCAAAACGATGGTCAGCTCTGACTCGACAAGGCGCGGCAAAAAAGTTAGCGCCGAATATACCGTGATGCCCGGCAAGCAGTACAAGATCCGAAACGTGATTTTTCCGCAGGATTCGACTGCCCTCGAACAGGCAATTACCCGCACGAGCGACAAGACGCTGCTCAAAACGGGAAATCCGTATGACCTGGAGACGATTAAACTGGAACGCACGCGGGTAGACGCAAGGCTCAAGGAAGAGGGGTTTTACTTTTTCAGCCCCGATTTCCTCAAAATACAGGTCGACAGCACCGTCGGGAATTACCAGGTGGATCTGCTTGTAAAGGCAAAGGATGAAATGCCATCGCAGGGCGCCAAGGTGTTTACCATCAACGACATTTACGTGTATCCTGACTATTCCCTGCGCAGGATGCGGCGCGACAGCGTTCGGGGCGACACCACCGGCGTGGTACAATACAAGGATTACACGATTATCGACAGGAAGAAACTATTTGACCCGAGGATTTTCGACCGCACGCTGTATTTTAATAAGTACGATGTGTATAACAGGACGGACCACAACCTTTCGTTGAACCGCCTGGTAAATCTCGGCACATTCAAATTCGTGAAAAATCAGTTTAAGATTTCAAAGGAAAATGAAAGCGCACTGGACGCTTTCTACTACCTCACGCCCCTGCCCAAGAAATCCATCCGTGTGGAAGTTCTTGGAAAAACCAATTCCGCCAATTATACGGGAACGGAACTCAACATCAACTGGAGCAACCGCAACACTTTTCGTGGAGCGGAATTGCTGAACGTATCCGTTTTCGGCGGACTCGAAGCACAGATTTCGGGCCAAAACAATGGCTACAACGTGTACCGCGTCGGATCGGAAGTCAGCCTGACCTGGCCGCGTTTCATTGCGCCTTTCAAACTGAAATCATCGAGCGGATTTGTACCGAAGACGAAAGCCACTTTAGGCTACGAATTCCAGAAACGCGAAAAACTGTATTCCCTGAACTCGTTCAAAGGTTCTTTCGGTTACCTGTGGAAAGAAAACATCCGCAAGGAACACCAGCTGAATGTGACGGAAATCAATTATGTCGCACCATCATTGGTCACCGACCTTTATCTTGAGCAGGCGCAGGGCAATAAGACACTTGAAAAAGTCATTGAGAAACAATTGATTTTCGGGCCAACCTACTCGTTCACTTACACCAATACGATGCAGACTACGAGGAAAAACACTTTCTATTATAAAGGCAGCCTCGATCTCGCAGGGACCGCTGCAGGACTTGCGCTTGGAGCCGATGTAAAAGCCGGTAAGGAAAAGGAAATCCTGGGTGTGGCGTTCAGCCAGTTTGTAAAAATGGAACACGACTTCAGGCATTACCTCAAGCTCGGCGGTGAAGCCGTGTTGGCCAGCCGGATCATTGCCGGCGTCGGGTATGGCTACGGGAACTCGACCGAGCTGCCGTACATCAAGCAGTTTTTTATCGGGGGTACAAACAGCATCAGGGCGTTCCGCGCACGCTCGCTTGGTCCGGGTTCGTACAATGGCGCATCGGAAAGCAGTGATTTCCTGCCTGATCAGTCCGGTGACATCAAACTCGAATTTAACACGGAATACCGTGCCAAGCTCTTCAGCATAGTCAAAGGTGCCGTGTTTGTCGATGCGGGAAACATCTGGCTGATGCACAAAGACGCAGACAAGGCCGGAGCCGAATTCTCCAAGAAATTCCTCAGCGAAATCGCCGTGGGAGCCGGTGTAGGATTGCGGTTTGATTTGTCATTCCTCGTGCTGCGCACCGATCTGGCTTTCCCGTTGCGTAAACCCTACCTTCCCGAGGGACAGCGCTGGGTCATCGATGATATCAGCCTGGGAAGCGGTTCGTGGCGCAAGGAAAACCTGATATTTAACCTCGCCATCGGGTACCCGTTTTAA